In one window of Azotobacter salinestris DNA:
- a CDS encoding sensor histidine kinase — MSFSLSELLLISAAYLLTLFGVAWLSEQGLIPQRLIRHPLVYTLSLGVYASAWAFYGAVGMAYQYGYGFLACYLGVSGAFMLAPVLLYPILRLTRTYQLSSLADLFAFRFRSTWAGALTTLFMLVSVLPLLALQIQAVTDSVGILTQQPVKARVALGFCALIILFTILFGSRHIATREKHQGLVCAIAFESLVKLVALGGIGIYTLYRVFDGPQGLEQWLLHQREVLGTLHTPLQEGPWRTLLLLFFASAIVMPHMYHMAFTENLNPRGLASASWGLPLFLLLMSLAVPLILWAGMRLEVATGPEYFTLGVGLALENAPLTLLAYVGGLSASSGLIIVLTLALSGMTLNHLVLPLYQPPAEGNIYRWLKWTRRTLIIAIIAAGYAFYRLLDASQNLSNLGVTAFVATLQFLPGVLSTLYWQTANRRGFIAGLLVGMTVWLGGMMLPMLGNLQDVHLPLLNFVYALDDTSWHLAAITSLAANVLVFSLVSIFTEPSPEERSAGEACAVDNVRRPQRRELLATSAQEFAAQLARPLGARTAQREVKQALRDLHLPFDESRPFALRRLRDRIEANLSGLMGPSVAQDIVETFLPYKTASEDYVTEDIHFIESRLEDYRSRLTGLAAELDALRRYHRQTLQELPMGVCSLSKDKEILMWNRAMEELTGISAERVVGSCLATLDAPWRGQLEDFIQRSDEHLYKQRLSLDGQMRWLNLHKAAIDEPLAPGSSGLVLLVEDLTETQLLENKLAHSERLASIGRLAAGVAHEIGNPITGIACLAQNLREEHEDDAELGEISSQIIDQTKRVTRIVRSLMSFAHAGSHKQASEAVCLADIAREAIGLLSLNREGVEVQFLNLCDPAHCVVGDPQRLVQVLVNLLSNARDASPPGGFIRVRSEAVEHSIDLIVEDEGSGIPKAIAGRLFEPFFTTKDPGKGTGLGLALVYSIVEEHYGRITVDSPADPARQRGTRIRVTLPRHVDIAPVP, encoded by the coding sequence ATGAGCTTTAGCCTGAGTGAATTGCTGCTGATCAGCGCCGCCTATCTGCTGACCCTGTTCGGCGTCGCCTGGCTCAGCGAGCAGGGCCTGATCCCGCAGCGGCTGATCCGCCACCCGCTGGTCTACACCCTGTCCCTCGGCGTGTACGCCAGTGCCTGGGCCTTTTACGGCGCGGTCGGCATGGCCTACCAGTACGGCTACGGCTTTCTCGCCTGCTACCTGGGGGTTTCCGGTGCCTTCATGCTGGCGCCGGTGTTGCTCTACCCGATCCTGCGCCTGACCCGCACCTACCAACTCTCCTCCCTGGCCGACCTGTTCGCCTTCCGCTTCCGCAGCACCTGGGCCGGTGCACTGACCACGCTGTTCATGCTGGTTTCGGTGCTGCCGCTGCTGGCCCTGCAGATCCAGGCGGTCACCGACTCGGTGGGCATCCTCACCCAGCAGCCGGTGAAGGCACGCGTGGCGCTGGGCTTCTGCGCCCTGATCATTCTCTTCACCATCCTCTTCGGCTCGCGACATATCGCCACCCGCGAGAAGCACCAGGGTCTGGTCTGCGCCATCGCCTTCGAGTCGCTGGTCAAGCTGGTCGCCCTCGGCGGCATCGGGATCTACACCCTGTACCGGGTGTTCGACGGCCCCCAGGGCCTGGAGCAGTGGCTGCTGCACCAGCGGGAAGTGCTGGGCACGCTGCACACGCCGCTGCAGGAGGGGCCCTGGCGCACCCTGCTGCTGCTGTTCTTCGCCTCGGCCATCGTCATGCCGCACATGTACCACATGGCCTTCACCGAGAACCTCAACCCCCGCGGCCTGGCCAGCGCCAGCTGGGGCCTGCCGCTGTTCCTCCTGCTGATGAGCCTGGCCGTCCCGCTGATCCTCTGGGCCGGCATGCGCCTCGAGGTCGCCACCGGTCCGGAATACTTCACCCTGGGCGTGGGTCTGGCACTGGAAAACGCGCCCCTCACCCTGCTGGCCTATGTCGGGGGACTGTCCGCCTCCAGCGGGTTGATCATCGTCCTGACCCTCGCCCTGTCCGGGATGACCCTCAACCACCTGGTGCTGCCCCTGTACCAGCCGCCGGCCGAGGGCAACATCTACCGCTGGCTGAAGTGGACGCGGCGCACGCTGATCATCGCCATCATCGCCGCCGGCTACGCCTTCTACCGGCTGCTGGATGCCAGCCAGAACCTGTCCAACCTCGGCGTCACCGCCTTCGTCGCCACCCTGCAGTTCCTTCCCGGCGTGCTCTCGACCCTCTACTGGCAGACCGCCAACCGTCGCGGCTTCATCGCCGGCCTCCTAGTCGGCATGACGGTATGGCTGGGCGGCATGATGCTGCCCATGCTGGGCAACCTGCAGGACGTGCACCTGCCGCTGCTGAATTTCGTCTATGCACTGGACGACACCAGCTGGCACCTGGCGGCGATCACCTCGCTGGCCGCCAACGTGCTGGTGTTCTCCCTGGTATCGATATTCACCGAGCCGAGCCCCGAGGAGCGCAGCGCCGGCGAGGCCTGCGCCGTGGACAACGTGCGCCGGCCGCAGCGCCGCGAGCTGCTGGCCACCTCCGCCCAGGAGTTCGCCGCCCAGTTGGCCCGCCCCCTCGGCGCCAGGACCGCTCAGCGCGAGGTGAAGCAGGCCCTGCGCGACCTGCACCTGCCGTTCGACGAAAGCCGCCCCTTCGCCCTGCGCCGCCTGCGCGACCGCATCGAGGCCAACCTGTCCGGCCTGATGGGGCCGAGCGTGGCGCAGGACATCGTCGAGACCTTCTTGCCCTACAAGACCGCCAGCGAAGACTACGTCACCGAGGACATCCACTTCATCGAGAGCCGCCTGGAGGACTACCGCTCGCGCCTGACCGGCCTGGCCGCCGAGCTCGACGCGCTGCGCCGCTATCACCGCCAGACCCTGCAGGAGCTGCCGATGGGCGTCTGCTCGCTGTCCAAGGACAAGGAGATCCTCATGTGGAACCGGGCCATGGAGGAACTCACCGGCATCTCCGCCGAGCGCGTGGTCGGCTCCTGCCTGGCGACCCTCGATGCCCCCTGGCGGGGCCAGCTGGAAGACTTCATCCAACGCTCCGACGAGCACCTGTACAAGCAGCGGCTGTCGCTGGACGGCCAGATGCGCTGGCTCAACCTGCACAAGGCGGCGATCGACGAACCCCTGGCGCCGGGCAGCAGCGGCCTGGTCCTGCTGGTCGAGGACCTCACCGAAACCCAGCTGCTGGAAAACAAGCTGGCGCACTCCGAGCGCCTGGCCAGCATCGGCCGCCTGGCTGCCGGCGTGGCCCATGAGATCGGCAACCCGATCACCGGCATTGCCTGCCTGGCGCAGAACCTGCGCGAGGAGCACGAGGACGACGCCGAGCTGGGCGAGATCAGCAGCCAGATCATCGACCAGACCAAACGGGTGACACGCATCGTCCGCTCGCTGATGAGCTTCGCCCATGCCGGCAGTCACAAGCAGGCCAGCGAAGCGGTATGCCTGGCCGACATCGCCCGCGAGGCGATCGGCCTGCTGTCGCTCAACCGCGAAGGCGTCGAAGTCCAGTTTCTCAACCTTTGCGATCCCGCCCACTGCGTGGTCGGGGATCCCCAGCGACTGGTCCAGGTACTGGTCAACCTGCTCTCCAACGCCCGCGACGCCTCTCCTCCCGGCGGCTTCATCCGCGTGCGCAGCGAGGCCGTGGAGCACAGCATCGATCTGATCGTCGAGGACGAGGGCAGCGGCATTCCCAAGGCCATCGCCGGACGCCTGTTCGAACCCTTCTTCACCACCAAGGACCCAGGCAAGGGGACCGGCCTCGGCCTTGCACTGGTCTATTCGATCGTGGAAGAGCATTATGGCCGGATCACCGTCGACAGCCCGGCCGACCCCGCGCGGCAACGCGGGACCCGAATCCGGGTCACCCTGCCACGGCATGTCGACATAGCGCCGGTGCCGTGA
- a CDS encoding sigma-54-dependent transcriptional regulator, which produces MPHILIVEDETIIRSALRRLLERNHYQVSEAGSVQEAQERYSLPGFDLIISDLRLPGAPGTELIRLAEGTPVLIMTSYASLRSAVDSMKMGAMDYIAKPFDHDEMLQTVARILSERRQAPPPTVPAEAAPLAPAPASGEIGIIGSCPAMQDLFNKIRKVAPTDSTVLIQGESGTGKELVARALHNLSKRAKAPLISVNCAAIPETLIESELFGHEKGAFTGAVAGRTGLVEAADGGTLFLDEIGELPLEAQARLLRVLQEGEIRRVGSVQSQKVDVRLIAATHRDLKTLAKTGQFREDLFYRLNVISLKLPALRDREDDVLLIARAFLKRQSQRMGRGEMRFSPEAERTIGQYTWPGNVRELENAIERAVILCEGQSIPADLLGIDLELEDLEDEGFAELPGPEVGGSHEPTEDLSLEDYFQHFVLEHQDHMTETELARKLGISRKCLWERRQRLGIPRRKSGAPSGS; this is translated from the coding sequence ATGCCACATATTCTGATCGTCGAAGACGAAACCATCATCCGCTCCGCCCTGCGCCGTCTGCTGGAACGCAACCACTACCAGGTCAGCGAGGCCGGCTCGGTGCAGGAAGCCCAGGAGCGCTACAGCCTTCCCGGCTTCGACCTGATCATCAGCGATCTGCGCCTGCCCGGTGCGCCCGGCACCGAACTGATCCGCCTGGCCGAGGGTACGCCGGTGTTGATCATGACCAGCTATGCGAGCCTGCGCTCGGCGGTGGACTCGATGAAGATGGGCGCGATGGACTACATTGCCAAGCCCTTCGACCACGACGAGATGCTCCAGACCGTGGCGCGCATTCTCAGCGAGCGGCGCCAGGCGCCGCCACCGACCGTGCCCGCCGAAGCGGCGCCCCTGGCTCCTGCCCCGGCCAGCGGCGAGATCGGCATCATCGGCTCCTGTCCGGCCATGCAGGACCTGTTCAACAAGATCCGCAAGGTCGCCCCGACCGACTCCACGGTGCTGATCCAGGGTGAATCCGGCACCGGCAAGGAGCTGGTCGCCCGCGCCCTGCACAATCTGTCGAAGCGCGCCAAGGCGCCGCTGATCTCGGTGAACTGCGCGGCGATTCCGGAAACCCTCATCGAGTCCGAACTCTTCGGCCACGAAAAAGGCGCCTTCACCGGCGCCGTCGCCGGCCGTACCGGCTTGGTCGAGGCCGCCGACGGCGGCACCCTGTTCCTCGACGAGATCGGCGAGCTGCCTCTGGAGGCCCAGGCCCGCCTGCTGCGCGTGCTGCAGGAGGGCGAGATCCGCCGGGTCGGCTCGGTGCAGTCGCAGAAGGTCGATGTCCGCCTGATCGCCGCCACCCACCGCGACCTCAAGACACTGGCCAAGACCGGCCAGTTCCGCGAGGACCTGTTCTACCGACTCAACGTCATCTCGCTGAAGCTGCCGGCCCTGCGCGACCGTGAAGACGATGTCCTGCTGATCGCCCGGGCCTTCCTCAAGCGCCAGAGCCAGCGCATGGGCCGCGGCGAAATGCGCTTCTCCCCCGAGGCCGAGCGGACCATCGGCCAGTACACCTGGCCGGGCAACGTGCGCGAGCTGGAAAACGCCATCGAGCGCGCGGTGATTCTCTGTGAGGGCCAGTCGATACCCGCCGACCTTCTGGGCATCGACCTCGAACTGGAGGACCTGGAGGACGAGGGCTTCGCCGAACTACCCGGTCCGGAGGTCGGTGGCAGCCACGAGCCCACCGAGGATCTCTCGCTGGAGGACTACTTCCAGCACTTCGTCCTGGAGCATCAGGACCACATGAC